A window of the Streptomyces finlayi genome harbors these coding sequences:
- a CDS encoding GlsB/YeaQ/YmgE family stress response membrane protein encodes MEISGIISAIVIGIVIGVLGRLVLPGRRRIGVLWTIGVGIAAAFVGTGIAAGLGVADTKGVDWIEWVIQIALAAVGVTALERFKARR; translated from the coding sequence ATGGAGATCTCCGGCATCATCAGCGCGATCGTGATCGGCATCGTCATCGGCGTACTCGGCCGGCTCGTCCTGCCGGGGCGCCGGCGCATCGGCGTCCTGTGGACGATCGGCGTCGGCATCGCCGCGGCCTTCGTCGGCACCGGCATCGCGGCTGGTCTCGGCGTCGCGGACACCAAGGGCGTCGACTGGATCGAATGGGTCATCCAGATCGCGCTCGCCGCCGTGGGCGTGACCGCGCTCGAACGCTTCAAGGCCCGCCGCTGA
- a CDS encoding vWA domain-containing protein — MAGALPVAASASAQAVDGDTSGSGGSSLVMVLDSSGSMGDDDGAGRTRMESARAAVGTVVDALPDGHPTGLRVYGADRPQGCTDTRLVRPVEKLDRDAVQTAVAAVRPRGDTPIGLSLQKAAEDLPEPSGGAVGTRTVLLISDGEDNCGTPKPCEVAEQLGKDGTGLRIDTVGFQVEGAAREQLECVARAGNGRYYDAPDAAALARQLQRAAQLSAHGYRLKGERVAGGATVGRAPTLRPGQYLDTIGQGEKRYYAVDLDAVSTVDFAATAVPQPGAAVDTFDGLSTAIVYGAGSGCVTSTEHFSQREGATPLTSAVSRIRSVDGNRRCDEAGRYWLVAERKSKKGSDGARWPVELLYGVEAPLAGGVTPAQSQSEYGAGGKTAVLPSGDPRDVRGGTGFNDARKLGEGVWRDRVLPAQTLWYRVPAGWGQQVRYDVEFANEPTVKGFSGTYSYGGTQLFTPARFPVSTEGGEFAPTTLYSGRPAAVRMGSVPVAWTNRFEYGSAVRPVHSKGDFYIAVTLGAKAAEIAENPRIGFVLRVAVLGNELAGPQHGAPALADKGGDEHGKKADNQGNSTAAEDIGGAGGAGWTGSAAAAGAGAVVAVIAGLVFVRSRRRAATQTTRGSA, encoded by the coding sequence ATGGCAGGGGCGCTGCCGGTCGCGGCGTCGGCGTCGGCGCAGGCGGTCGACGGCGATACGAGTGGGTCCGGCGGCAGCAGTCTCGTCATGGTGCTCGACTCGTCCGGTTCCATGGGCGACGACGACGGCGCGGGCAGGACCCGGATGGAGTCCGCACGCGCGGCCGTCGGCACGGTGGTCGACGCCCTGCCCGACGGGCATCCCACCGGCCTCCGGGTCTACGGGGCCGACCGCCCGCAGGGCTGTACGGACACCCGGCTCGTACGGCCGGTCGAGAAGCTGGACCGGGACGCCGTGCAGACGGCTGTGGCGGCTGTACGGCCCCGAGGTGACACCCCCATCGGGCTGTCCCTGCAGAAGGCCGCGGAGGACCTTCCCGAGCCCTCCGGCGGTGCCGTCGGCACGCGTACCGTCCTGTTGATCTCCGACGGCGAGGACAACTGCGGTACGCCGAAGCCCTGCGAGGTCGCCGAGCAGCTCGGAAAGGACGGGACGGGGCTGCGAATCGACACCGTGGGCTTCCAGGTCGAGGGCGCGGCCCGCGAGCAGCTGGAGTGCGTCGCGCGGGCGGGCAACGGGCGGTACTACGACGCGCCGGATGCCGCCGCACTGGCCAGGCAGCTCCAGCGGGCGGCACAACTCTCCGCGCACGGGTACCGGTTGAAGGGTGAGCGGGTCGCGGGCGGAGCCACCGTAGGCCGGGCTCCCACGCTCAGGCCCGGGCAGTACCTGGACACGATCGGACAGGGTGAGAAGCGGTACTACGCCGTCGACCTGGACGCGGTGTCCACGGTGGACTTCGCGGCGACGGCCGTGCCGCAGCCCGGTGCGGCGGTCGATACGTTCGACGGTCTGAGCACCGCCATCGTGTACGGCGCGGGCAGCGGCTGCGTCACCAGCACCGAGCACTTCTCCCAGCGGGAGGGGGCGACCCCGCTGACCTCGGCCGTCTCCCGTATCCGTTCGGTGGACGGAAACCGCCGTTGTGACGAGGCGGGCCGGTACTGGCTCGTGGCGGAGCGGAAGAGCAAGAAGGGTTCGGACGGGGCGCGTTGGCCGGTCGAGCTGCTGTACGGGGTGGAGGCGCCGCTCGCCGGTGGCGTGACTCCGGCCCAGTCGCAGTCGGAGTACGGGGCCGGTGGCAAGACTGCCGTACTGCCGAGCGGGGACCCGCGTGACGTGCGGGGCGGCACCGGCTTCAACGACGCCAGGAAGCTGGGCGAAGGGGTGTGGCGTGACCGGGTCCTGCCGGCGCAGACCCTTTGGTACAGAGTCCCTGCCGGGTGGGGCCAGCAGGTCCGCTACGACGTGGAGTTCGCCAACGAGCCGACGGTGAAGGGGTTTTCCGGTACCTATTCGTACGGCGGGACGCAGCTGTTCACCCCGGCCCGCTTCCCCGTCAGCACGGAGGGCGGCGAGTTCGCGCCGACGACGCTGTACAGCGGGCGTCCGGCGGCGGTCAGGATGGGGTCGGTGCCGGTCGCCTGGACCAACCGTTTCGAATACGGCTCCGCCGTCCGGCCCGTGCACAGCAAGGGCGACTTCTACATCGCCGTGACCCTGGGCGCGAAGGCCGCGGAGATCGCGGAGAACCCGCGGATCGGCTTCGTACTGAGGGTGGCGGTACTCGGGAACGAACTGGCCGGGCCGCAGCACGGTGCGCCCGCCCTGGCGGACAAGGGCGGCGACGAGCACGGCAAGAAGGCGGACAATCAAGGCAATTCCACTGCGGCCGAAGACATCGGTGGGGCGGGCGGGGCAGGATGGACCGGCAGCGCGGCCGCTGCCGGAGCGGGCGCCGTGGTGGCTGTGATCGCGGGACTCGTGTTCGTACGCAGTCGGCGCAGGGCGGCCACGCAGACGACGAGGGGAAGCGCGTGA
- a CDS encoding helix-turn-helix domain-containing protein gives MDAAQQEATARARELQRSWYGEPLGALFRRLIDDLGLNQARLAAVLGLSAPMLSQLMSGQRAKIGNPAVVQRVQALQELASQVADGSFSAGEATDRMEEIKKSQGGSVLTSTGQTSTTGGAPTVRRVVREIQSLLRSVAAAGDIIDAADSLAPTHPELAEFLKVYGAGRTADAVAHYEGHQS, from the coding sequence ATGGACGCAGCGCAGCAAGAGGCGACGGCGAGAGCCAGAGAGCTTCAGCGCAGTTGGTACGGAGAGCCGCTGGGGGCGCTCTTCCGTCGGCTGATCGATGATCTCGGCCTGAACCAGGCCAGGCTCGCCGCGGTGCTCGGGCTGTCGGCTCCCATGCTCTCCCAGCTGATGAGCGGCCAGCGCGCCAAGATCGGCAACCCCGCGGTCGTACAGCGGGTCCAGGCCCTTCAGGAACTGGCCAGCCAGGTCGCGGACGGCAGTTTCAGTGCGGGAGAGGCGACCGACCGGATGGAAGAGATCAAGAAGTCACAGGGCGGGTCGGTCCTGACCTCCACCGGTCAGACCTCGACCACGGGCGGAGCACCTACCGTCAGGCGTGTCGTACGCGAGATCCAGTCCCTTCTGCGGTCGGTCGCCGCGGCGGGAGACATCATCGATGCGGCGGACTCCCTCGCCCCGACGCACCCGGAACTGGCAGAGTTCCTCAAGGTGTACGGCGCCGGGCGCACCGCGGACGCGGTAGCGCACTACGAAGGACACCAGAGCTGA
- the tatA gene encoding twin-arginine translocase TatA/TatE family subunit — protein sequence MFGLSELAILLIVVLVFFGAKKLPELARNVGKAARILKSETKAMKTEAAAADPQQPAPRIIRAQPGNSAGERPGGGTGSGPART from the coding sequence ATGTTCGGACTCAGCGAGCTCGCGATACTCCTGATCGTGGTCCTTGTCTTCTTCGGTGCCAAGAAGCTTCCGGAGCTGGCCCGCAACGTGGGCAAGGCGGCTCGCATCCTGAAGAGTGAGACCAAAGCGATGAAGACCGAGGCCGCCGCGGCCGACCCACAGCAGCCGGCCCCGCGCATCATCCGGGCGCAACCCGGCAACAGTGCCGGCGAGCGGCCGGGCGGCGGCACCGGCAGCGGGCCCGCGCGCACCTGA
- a CDS encoding tellurite resistance TerB family protein has translation MALWDRLKESASTMQTQLMAKKNDLKSGSFRDASMAMCALVAAADGTVDASERQRVAQLIATNEVLQNFPADDLRRRFDENLNKLTADFAFGKVSVMQEIAKAKKKPAEARAVIQIGIVIGGADGDFDKDEQAVVREACFTLDLPPHEFDL, from the coding sequence ATGGCCCTTTGGGACCGCCTCAAGGAATCCGCATCGACGATGCAGACCCAGCTCATGGCGAAGAAGAACGACCTCAAGAGCGGCTCTTTCCGCGACGCGAGCATGGCGATGTGCGCCCTCGTGGCCGCCGCCGACGGTACCGTCGACGCATCCGAGCGGCAGCGCGTCGCCCAGCTCATCGCCACCAACGAGGTGTTGCAGAACTTTCCTGCCGACGACCTCCGGCGCCGCTTCGACGAGAACCTGAACAAGCTCACCGCCGACTTCGCCTTCGGCAAGGTCAGCGTGATGCAGGAGATCGCCAAGGCGAAGAAGAAGCCCGCCGAGGCACGCGCCGTCATCCAGATCGGCATCGTCATCGGCGGAGCGGACGGCGACTTCGACAAGGACGAGCAGGCCGTCGTACGCGAGGCGTGCTTCACTCTCGACCTGCCGCCGCACGAGTTCGACCTGTAA
- a CDS encoding TerD family protein, giving the protein MSVNLTKGQQISLSKSDGGALSVVRMGLGWKSAPRKGFLAKLTAREIDLDASAVLFADKQPGDVVFFQHLVSDDGSVRHTGDNRVGGAGQGGDDESIVVDLQRVPAHIDQIVFTVNSFTGQTFEEVDNAFCRLLDETNGQELARYTLTGGGRHTAQIMAKVQRNGTGWQMTAIGSPADGRTFQDLMPAIASHL; this is encoded by the coding sequence ATGTCCGTAAACCTGACCAAGGGCCAGCAGATCAGCCTCAGCAAGTCCGACGGCGGCGCGCTGAGCGTCGTACGGATGGGACTGGGCTGGAAGTCCGCACCCCGCAAGGGATTTCTCGCCAAGCTCACGGCCCGCGAGATCGACCTGGACGCCTCGGCGGTGCTCTTCGCCGACAAGCAGCCGGGGGATGTCGTCTTCTTCCAGCACCTGGTGAGCGACGACGGATCCGTACGCCACACCGGCGACAACCGCGTCGGCGGCGCGGGCCAGGGCGGCGACGACGAGTCGATCGTCGTGGACCTGCAACGCGTCCCCGCCCACATCGACCAGATCGTCTTCACGGTGAACTCCTTCACCGGCCAGACCTTCGAGGAGGTCGACAATGCCTTCTGCCGCCTCCTGGACGAAACCAACGGCCAGGAACTCGCCCGCTACACCCTCACCGGCGGCGGCCGACACACCGCCCAGATCATGGCCAAGGTACAACGGAACGGCACCGGCTGGCAGATGACGGCCATCGGCAGCCCGGCCGACGGCCGCACCTTCCAGGACCTCATGCCGGCCATCGCGTCCCACCTGTAA
- a CDS encoding serine/threonine protein kinase: MGEVFAGRYELIDPIGRGGVGAVWRAWDHRRRRYVAAKVLQQSDAHTLLRFVREQALRIEHPHVLAPASWAADDDKVLFTMDLVSGGSLAHVIGDYGPLPPRFVCMLLDQLLSGLSTVHAEGVVHRDIKPANILMEATGAGRPHLRLSDFGISMRKGEPRLTETNYVVGTPGYFAPEQMMGAEPDFPADLFAVGLVALYLLQGKKPDSQALVEHFASYGTPSAPQGIPEPLWQVLAGLLQPDPQARFRTATGARKALTAAVEMLPEPGEGEEPVEVFDQIGPLPAGFGPAGPLTGGQAAARTAAQSPAQTPLQAVTPQPAPQNARQDAQAPQNSAQQPNAQQPYPQTYSPASGAQPPGTPTPVPAPMSETGSFHLAPPPRQTTPPPPPAQATIPHPPLQTHPGSPFPAATPDLAQAPATAAQHDPSPTRAYTAQHPQVPHPGAPISTAATPHHGPPARQTRPGPPPKVAIPVLLVALLCFAAGIWALTQI, from the coding sequence ATGGGTGAGGTCTTCGCTGGTCGGTACGAGCTGATCGATCCGATCGGACGCGGTGGGGTCGGCGCCGTCTGGCGTGCCTGGGACCACCGCCGTCGCCGCTATGTGGCGGCCAAGGTGCTTCAGCAGAGCGATGCTCACACGCTGCTGCGTTTCGTACGCGAGCAGGCCCTGCGGATCGAGCACCCCCATGTGCTGGCGCCCGCGAGCTGGGCCGCCGACGACGACAAGGTCCTGTTCACCATGGACCTCGTCAGCGGCGGTTCGCTGGCCCATGTCATCGGCGACTACGGCCCGTTGCCCCCGCGCTTCGTCTGCATGCTCCTCGACCAGCTGCTCTCCGGGCTGTCCACGGTGCACGCGGAAGGTGTCGTGCACCGCGACATCAAGCCGGCCAACATCCTCATGGAGGCCACCGGGGCCGGCAGGCCGCATCTGCGGCTCTCCGACTTCGGTATCTCGATGCGCAAGGGCGAGCCCCGGCTGACCGAGACCAACTACGTCGTGGGAACCCCCGGTTACTTCGCGCCCGAGCAGATGATGGGCGCCGAGCCGGACTTCCCCGCCGACCTGTTCGCGGTCGGGCTCGTCGCGCTCTATCTGCTCCAGGGCAAGAAGCCCGACTCCCAGGCGCTCGTCGAGCACTTCGCCTCGTACGGCACTCCCAGTGCTCCGCAGGGAATCCCCGAGCCGCTGTGGCAGGTCCTCGCCGGTTTGCTGCAACCCGACCCGCAGGCCCGCTTCCGGACGGCCACGGGCGCGCGCAAGGCCCTCACGGCGGCAGTCGAAATGCTGCCCGAGCCGGGCGAGGGCGAGGAGCCGGTAGAGGTCTTCGACCAGATCGGACCGCTGCCGGCCGGATTCGGCCCCGCAGGCCCCCTCACCGGGGGCCAGGCAGCCGCCCGGACAGCCGCCCAGTCGCCCGCGCAGACGCCTCTCCAGGCCGTAACTCCGCAGCCTGCGCCCCAGAACGCCCGGCAGGACGCACAGGCCCCGCAGAACTCCGCCCAGCAGCCGAACGCACAGCAGCCGTACCCGCAGACCTACTCCCCGGCTTCCGGTGCGCAGCCGCCGGGCACGCCCACGCCCGTCCCCGCCCCCATGTCGGAGACCGGCAGCTTCCACCTCGCGCCGCCTCCCCGGCAGACCACGCCACCACCTCCCCCGGCTCAGGCGACCATCCCGCACCCTCCGCTCCAGACGCATCCTGGCTCCCCCTTCCCCGCCGCCACGCCGGATCTCGCCCAGGCCCCCGCCACCGCGGCGCAGCACGATCCGTCTCCTACTCGTGCTTACACCGCCCAACACCCGCAGGTTCCGCATCCCGGCGCGCCGATCTCGACGGCCGCCACCCCGCACCACGGCCCGCCCGCCCGCCAGACGCGTCCGGGACCGCCCCCGAAGGTGGCGATCCCGGTCCTGCTCGTCGCTCTGCTCTGTTTCGCGGCGGGCATCTGGGCGCTGACCCAAATCTGA
- a CDS encoding sporulation protein: protein MVFKRLLGSLGVGGPTVDTVLDAGAVLPGGSLTGQIRLKGGNADFTIEHIVLELVARVEAEHEGGEHEGAVVFDRFAVGGNFRLAEGEQRSVPFSVTLPWETPITELHGQSLGVVLGVRTELSVAGAKDKGDLDPLAVQPLPAQEAILEALGQRGYTFKSADLELGHIRGTGQQLPFYQEIEVAPSAQYAHAVNEIEVTFLANPGGMDVVLEADKRGGFLSEGHDSATRFTVSHHDVKHRDWNGEVDAWMRQLVEHRASYGAHASHGSHGSYEHGEHHHGDGHSHRSGPGMGTVVAAGAAGLAVGVVGGMVAAEVVDEVGDFFEGDEEEGEEG from the coding sequence ATGGTGTTCAAACGGCTGCTCGGCTCACTCGGCGTGGGCGGGCCCACGGTGGACACGGTCCTTGATGCGGGTGCGGTGCTGCCCGGAGGCAGCCTCACCGGGCAGATCCGCCTCAAGGGCGGCAACGCGGACTTCACGATCGAGCACATCGTCCTGGAGCTGGTCGCCCGGGTCGAGGCCGAACACGAGGGCGGGGAGCACGAGGGTGCCGTCGTCTTCGACCGGTTCGCCGTCGGCGGCAACTTCCGCCTCGCCGAAGGGGAGCAGCGCAGCGTTCCTTTCAGCGTGACGCTGCCGTGGGAGACCCCCATCACCGAACTGCACGGCCAGAGCCTCGGCGTCGTACTCGGTGTGCGTACCGAGCTGTCGGTGGCCGGCGCCAAGGACAAGGGTGACCTGGACCCGCTCGCGGTACAACCGCTGCCGGCGCAGGAGGCGATCCTCGAAGCCCTCGGGCAGCGCGGATACACCTTCAAGTCCGCCGACCTGGAGTTGGGACACATTCGAGGGACCGGCCAGCAGCTGCCCTTCTACCAGGAGATCGAGGTCGCCCCCTCGGCGCAGTACGCGCACGCGGTCAACGAGATCGAGGTGACCTTCCTGGCGAACCCGGGCGGGATGGACGTGGTCCTGGAGGCCGACAAGCGCGGCGGGTTCCTCTCCGAGGGGCATGACTCGGCGACCCGCTTCACCGTCAGCCACCACGACGTCAAGCACCGCGACTGGAACGGCGAGGTCGATGCCTGGATGCGCCAACTGGTCGAGCACCGAGCCTCGTACGGCGCTCACGCTTCGCACGGCAGCCACGGTTCGTACGAGCACGGCGAGCATCACCACGGCGACGGTCACAGCCACCGCTCCGGCCCCGGCATGGGCACCGTCGTGGCGGCCGGAGCGGCAGGACTCGCCGTCGGCGTCGTCGGAGGGATGGTCGCGGCCGAAGTCGTCGACGAGGTCGGCGACTTCTTCGAAGGAGACGAGGAAGAGGGCGAAGAGGGCTGA
- a CDS encoding M56 family metallopeptidase produces the protein MGVFVFLPLVLPLSAWPIARLAEQHLHPRAATLLLTVVAAVLAVCSTLCLALLMVVGTAQLPGNPLPDGWSDPEVRVAVPYDEVAGRVAIPALIAVLISCTRTGWRHHRVRRRAGRALGGLPATSVAVLRDETPYAYALPGGRRDRVVVTTGMLAGLNAPERRALFAHERAHLSGRHHRFLLAVQLAARANPFLRPLRTAVIYTAERWADEDAAAVVGNRRVVARAIGKAALVSRGAPIATLAGFAAAGPVPRRVAALLGPAPVARVWPSVFTTVGLAAWGAAAGTTVSALSSANAAVTLFFILHAATPM, from the coding sequence ATGGGGGTCTTCGTCTTCCTGCCGCTCGTACTGCCCTTAAGCGCATGGCCGATCGCACGCCTGGCCGAGCAACACCTTCATCCGCGCGCCGCCACCCTGCTGCTGACAGTGGTCGCCGCTGTGCTCGCGGTGTGCAGCACCCTGTGCCTGGCGCTGCTGATGGTCGTCGGTACCGCGCAGCTGCCCGGCAACCCACTGCCGGACGGCTGGTCGGACCCGGAGGTGCGCGTGGCGGTGCCGTACGACGAGGTGGCGGGCAGGGTGGCCATCCCGGCCCTGATCGCCGTGCTCATCTCGTGTACCAGGACGGGGTGGCGGCATCACCGCGTACGCCGCCGCGCCGGACGGGCGCTGGGGGGACTGCCCGCGACGTCGGTGGCGGTACTGCGGGACGAGACGCCGTACGCGTACGCCCTGCCTGGTGGGCGCCGCGACCGGGTCGTGGTGACGACCGGCATGCTGGCCGGTCTGAACGCACCGGAGCGCCGGGCCCTGTTCGCCCATGAGCGTGCCCACCTGTCCGGCCGTCACCACCGCTTCCTGCTGGCCGTGCAGCTCGCCGCGCGGGCCAACCCGTTCCTGCGGCCGCTGCGTACCGCCGTGATCTACACCGCCGAGCGGTGGGCGGACGAGGACGCGGCTGCGGTGGTCGGCAACCGGCGCGTCGTGGCACGGGCGATCGGCAAGGCCGCGCTGGTCTCACGCGGCGCGCCCATCGCCACCCTCGCGGGGTTCGCGGCCGCCGGGCCGGTGCCGCGCCGGGTGGCCGCCCTGCTGGGGCCGGCCCCCGTCGCACGCGTCTGGCCGTCCGTATTCACCACGGTGGGACTGGCGGCCTGGGGTGCGGCGGCGGGCACCACGGTCTCGGCGCTCTCCTCCGCGAACGCAGCCGTCACCTTGTTCTTCATCCTGCACGCGGCCACACCGATGTAG
- a CDS encoding TerD family protein encodes MGVSLAKGGNVSLSKEAPGLTAVLVGLGWDVRTTTGTDYDLDASALLVNEAGKVASDQHFVFFNNLTSPDGSVEHTGDNLTGEGEGDDEVIKVNLAAVPADVSKIVFPVSIHDAENRGHSFGQVRNAFIRVVNQAGGAELARYDLSEDAATETAMVFGELYRNGAEWKFRAVGQGYANGLSGIAKDFGVNV; translated from the coding sequence ATGGGTGTGAGCCTGGCCAAGGGCGGCAACGTATCGCTCAGCAAGGAGGCCCCGGGCCTGACCGCCGTACTGGTCGGTCTGGGCTGGGACGTCCGCACGACCACCGGCACCGACTACGACCTCGACGCCAGCGCCCTGCTGGTCAACGAAGCCGGGAAAGTCGCCTCCGACCAGCACTTCGTCTTCTTCAACAACCTCACCAGCCCGGACGGCTCGGTCGAGCACACCGGCGACAACCTCACCGGTGAGGGCGAGGGCGACGACGAGGTCATCAAGGTCAACCTGGCCGCCGTCCCCGCCGACGTATCGAAGATCGTCTTCCCGGTCTCCATCCACGACGCCGAGAACCGCGGTCACAGCTTCGGCCAGGTACGCAACGCCTTCATCCGTGTGGTCAACCAGGCAGGCGGCGCCGAACTCGCCCGCTACGACCTGTCCGAGGACGCCGCCACCGAGACCGCGATGGTCTTCGGCGAGCTCTACCGCAACGGAGCGGAGTGGAAGTTCCGCGCGGTCGGACAGGGTTACGCCAACGGACTGTCCGGCATCGCCAAAGACTTCGGCGTCAACGTCTGA
- a CDS encoding LytR C-terminal domain-containing protein, with translation MPTDRANISRQCPQAQDLFTDLANDRAIDKAELTASPRTPAHAVRIQILNGTDTSGRQAKPPNSCARPATRSRAPTTRRRAGATTVTYPPGLEKQARALAARLRTPATPEADQNSTPGAVTLTVGPAYTGLHL, from the coding sequence ATCCCGACCGACAGGGCCAACATCTCCAGGCAGTGCCCGCAGGCACAGGACCTGTTCACCGATCTGGCCAACGACCGGGCAATCGACAAGGCCGAACTCACCGCGTCACCGCGCACCCCGGCCCACGCCGTCAGGATCCAGATCCTCAACGGCACGGACACCAGCGGCCGGCAGGCGAAGCCGCCGAACAGCTGCGCCCGGCCGGCTACACGGTCACGAGCACCGACAACGCGCCGGCGCGCCGGTGCAACCACCGTGACCTACCCGCCCGGCCTCGAAAAACAGGCCCGCGCCCTGGCCGCCCGGCTCAGGACCCCGGCCACCCCCGAAGCCGACCAGAACTCCACACCGGGCGCGGTCACCCTGACCGTCGGCCCCGCCTACACCGGCCTGCACCTCTGA
- a CDS encoding hemolysin family protein, giving the protein MTEVLLLLLALALTLACALFVAAEFSLTTVERGELERAAEAGERGAVGALRAVRKLTFQLSGAQLGITVTSLVIGMLAEPSLASLLRGPLEGLGLGAAASSVATVLGVAASTVVLMVVGELVPKNWAISRPLAVAKVVAGPQRGFTAAFAPFIRHLNSTANRFVRRFGLEPAEELASVRTPEELVALAEHSAREGAIEVDSVELFVRTLRLGELTAENVMTPRIDVLALEAHATAADAANLTQATGLSRFPVYRESLDEVIGTVHIRDVLALAAQERATTPVTALASPPLLVPDSLPADRLLERMRAERTMAVVIDEYGGTAGVATVEDIVEEVVGEVRDEHDPLEVPDLLPAPATEDGRANWEADGSVRIDQLTAIGLTAPDGPYETVAGLIATRLARIPAPGDSIEIGGWRLDVLDIEHHRADRVHITEPARLTQHLEEAR; this is encoded by the coding sequence GTGACCGAAGTTCTGTTGCTTCTCCTTGCCCTCGCTCTGACGCTGGCCTGCGCGCTGTTCGTCGCGGCCGAGTTCTCCCTGACCACCGTCGAGCGCGGCGAGCTGGAGCGCGCCGCCGAGGCGGGCGAGCGCGGCGCCGTAGGGGCGCTGAGGGCCGTACGCAAACTGACCTTCCAGCTCTCCGGCGCCCAGCTCGGCATTACCGTCACCTCGCTGGTGATCGGCATGCTCGCCGAACCGTCCCTGGCCTCCCTCCTGCGCGGCCCGCTCGAAGGGCTCGGGCTGGGCGCTGCGGCCTCCTCCGTTGCCACGGTGCTGGGCGTCGCCGCCTCCACCGTGGTGCTGATGGTGGTCGGTGAGCTGGTGCCGAAGAACTGGGCGATCTCGCGTCCGCTCGCGGTCGCCAAGGTGGTGGCAGGGCCGCAGCGCGGCTTTACCGCGGCCTTCGCGCCGTTCATCCGGCACCTGAACAGCACCGCGAACCGGTTCGTACGCCGCTTCGGCCTGGAGCCGGCCGAGGAGCTGGCCTCCGTCCGAACCCCGGAGGAGCTCGTGGCACTCGCCGAGCACTCAGCGCGTGAGGGGGCGATCGAGGTGGACTCCGTCGAGCTGTTCGTGCGGACCTTGCGACTGGGCGAGCTGACCGCGGAGAACGTGATGACCCCGCGCATCGACGTTCTCGCACTCGAAGCGCACGCCACGGCCGCCGACGCGGCCAACCTCACCCAGGCAACCGGCCTGTCCCGCTTCCCCGTCTACCGCGAGAGCCTGGACGAGGTCATCGGCACCGTCCACATCCGCGATGTCCTCGCCCTGGCCGCCCAGGAGCGGGCGACCACCCCGGTCACGGCACTCGCCTCCCCGCCCCTGCTGGTGCCCGACAGCCTCCCGGCTGACCGGCTGCTGGAGCGGATGCGTGCGGAGCGCACGATGGCCGTCGTCATCGACGAGTACGGCGGCACAGCAGGCGTCGCCACCGTCGAGGACATCGTGGAAGAGGTCGTCGGCGAGGTGCGCGACGAGCACGACCCGCTGGAGGTCCCCGACCTTTTGCCCGCGCCCGCGACCGAGGACGGCCGCGCCAACTGGGAGGCCGATGGCAGCGTACGGATCGACCAGCTCACCGCCATAGGGCTGACCGCGCCCGACGGTCCCTACGAGACCGTTGCCGGCCTGATCGCGACCCGTCTGGCCCGTATCCCCGCCCCGGGCGACAGCATCGAAATCGGCGGCTGGCGGCTGGACGTGCTGGACATAGAGCACCACCGGGCCGACCGGGTGCACATCACCGAGCCTGCCCGGCTCACACAGCATCTGGAGGAGGCCCGATGA
- a CDS encoding BlaI/MecI/CopY family transcriptional regulator — protein sequence MTDQNQDGAGRHPRRRGQGELEAQVLAALRQAPGPVNAAWVQERLVGDLAYTTVITILTRLHAKGTVARERTGRSFAWTPTADDAGLAALRMRKVLDGEADREAVLASFVTALPPGDEQLLRGLLAQTTHEAED from the coding sequence ATGACGGACCAGAACCAGGACGGTGCCGGCCGGCATCCTCGCCGCCGCGGCCAGGGAGAACTGGAAGCACAGGTGCTGGCGGCGCTGCGACAGGCACCGGGGCCGGTGAACGCCGCCTGGGTGCAGGAACGGCTCGTCGGCGATCTCGCGTACACCACCGTGATCACCATTCTGACGCGCCTGCACGCCAAGGGAACGGTCGCCCGGGAGCGGACCGGCCGGTCCTTCGCCTGGACGCCGACTGCGGACGATGCTGGGCTCGCCGCCTTGCGGATGCGGAAGGTGCTGGACGGGGAGGCGGATCGTGAGGCCGTCCTGGCCAGCTTCGTGACCGCCCTTCCTCCGGGGGACGAGCAGCTTTTGCGCGGCCTACTGGCCCAGACGACCCACGAAGCGGAAGACTGA